In a single window of the Mustelus asterias chromosome 3, sMusAst1.hap1.1, whole genome shotgun sequence genome:
- the LOC144482729 gene encoding membrane-spanning 4-domains subfamily A member 4A-like: MAGMLKADGDVLAPNQLPPPQPSGPQMVQYLQTGPLNQSIAAALNQNDSGVQEMLKGKLKALGITEIVTGIIAMIIGIIQIIIVSNRNSTNFSVYGGTPWWTGILFVIAGSLAVAVEKEPTHCMIRGCLAMNIISAILCIPAIILYSINLAVTSCNSSYYCSNTVAIPFLAILLVLTLLNAAISIAISSFNCKAMNSCCATPAPVIVMFSNPSTQPIPQQQFQVNPPPYSVTVMENIYAA; encoded by the exons ATGGCTGGCATGTTGAAGGCTGATGGAGATGTCCTTGCACCAAACCAACTCCCACCACCACAGCCCAGCGGGCCACAAATGGTGCAATACTTGCAAACCGGTCCTCTGAACCAATCCATAGCTGCAGCGCTCAATCAAAATGATTCTGGTGTGCAGGAGATGCTCAAAGGAAAACTCAAGGCCCTGGGC ATAACAGAGATTGTGACGGGGATAATCGCCATGATCATTGGAATTATACAAATCATCATTGTGTCTAATCGAAACAGCACCAACTTTTCAGTATATGGCGGGACGCCCTGGTGGACTGGAATTCTA TTTGTTATTGCAGGGTCACTTGCTGTAGCTGTTGAGAAGGAACCAACTCATTGTATG ATCAGAGGTTGCTTAGCAATGAACATCATCAGTGCCATTCTGTGCATACCAGCAATAATACTATATTCCATAAATCTTGCAGTGACATCATGCAATTCTTCATATTACTGCTCTAATACA GTTGCAATTCCATTTTTGGCCATTCTTCTAGTGCTGACACTGCTCAATGCAGCAATATCCATTGCAATCTCAAGCTTCAACTGTAAGGCTATGAACAGTTGCTGTGCAACACCAGCG CCGGTGATTGTGATGTTCAGCAACCCATCTACACAACCTATTCCCCAGCAACAGTTCCAAGTGAACCCTCCTCCCTACAGCGtgacagtgatggaaaatatataTGCTGCGTAA